The sequence ACTGATGACAACATAATAGATGAGAGCACTGGAACCATGATGAACCTTATCTTATAGTTATGAAGCATTTGTGGTTACGTGCAAGAGATGCTCGATCGACCTTGAAATGTCTAAGTTGGTGAATaggtttttttaagtttgacaaacaaaaaatatatattaatgtccctctatatattttaaacaataaaatgcaatattctcttcttctttttttcattgtagcatcacttaaataataaaatgtaatattctctttttttattcattgttttATCTAATGCTATCCTCCGTATGATAAacgataataaaaaaataaaaaataaaaaacaaaaaaaaaaagcatcacttaaataataaaatgaaatttctcTTCATTGTTTTATCTAATTCTATCCTTTGTGtgataagcccaaaaaaacaaaaaaaaaaaaaaaaaaaaaaaaaaaaaaaaaaaaaaaattgaccaatagCATCACTACAATTAACCATTCACGTGTGGTAGCATGGGTTACATACTAGTAGTAAATAATATGCATTGTATTTAACTCTCTACAATTATCCTACCTTTGAATAACATGTGATGTGGGTAATGTGTATAACTTAAACAAATTGAAACTTGTCACATAGCATTATTAGTTCATATCATcctaatttattgaggattttGCTATATGTCAATGTTATATGCTTTAGTAAAGATACATGTGGTATGATTGTGTGCATCCACCAATTGTTGGAatccaacttttataatatatcaTAGATTGCTAAGCCATTAAAACCTACTAGCTTCACCACACGCACAAAACGCGtgcgatgaggctttttttttagtggtcctattttgtagaaaaaaaaaactgtttttttttaattttatatatatataatttttattttgaaaatataatttataagtggataaagtaatttgaaaattaacaggaaagtggtcctattttttaggcaacgTTTTGGTGGGAGttagagttgcatttttacTATATTGTCCTATAGTTttatctctacttaaacataggggtctaagggcatttttgaactaaaaaaatgaggaatctaattaggggaagccccttaaataataatatagataaGAGATTTCTTCAATTGAAGACCGGCGACCTTAGACTCTTTAATTGAACATTGGCGAAGGTTGAAATTAAAGTTTCCAGTattattcttctcaaaaaaaaaaaaaaaagtttccagtattattttcgTTGTTTAGTATTACAAATCATAAAGAAATAGGTAACGGCTCATGGTAAGCTGCCATATAATGGGAACAGAGATGGAGTCCAAAACCTGTGTCTTAGAATGTCGATGAAGGGTATTGACTATCTAGGATTTTCCACATCATTGTGGGTATGATTTTCAACAtcattatttacttatttattattatgtcaaaaaaaaaagatagttttaAACTAACTACTACTttagcaaattaaaaaaattttaaaatcaactaTTTCTCAACAACATGGAAATTGAGTTTTACACTAATTAACTACTACTCAACAATATAAGAAGTTTTAAACCAAACTGAAAACATTGACTATTAATTGATCTTCTAATATTTTGTTACATAAATTTTGATACTcccacaattttacacattattatttttattaatttatatattatgccAAAGGAAAGTTTTAAACcaattatatatcaaatttaaCTCGagttgaaatatatttttgtagAAGTATAATATATGAAATATTaagagatgctacgtctacaacatttttacaacaaatcacaggtggttagttgttattggttcaaatttgaaactaacactaagattacttttttgccctaacaataacaaccagtaacaacctgcaacttaggatttattgtaaaaatattatagaaatgttgtagacatatcatttctcatgaaatatttaattatagaaattatagaatatgtatattttggaatatttttatagttaagttttttcaataaaaaaacgcctatatataatatataatataataagtgtattttatattttattaactttttttttcaaacctttGATCCCCTCGTACTAATAGAGTCAGACTCCAAGTTGTataaaaaaacacagttttCATACATATTCACTTCTCACACACAAAAcccttatctctctctctctctctctctctctctctctctctctctctctctcacttccaATAATGGCTTTGGTGACTACAAACATGTTCCATTCCGGAATAAGAGCCGGAGTTCTCTCTTTCCTCGAGCTAGTCCAAGACATGCTCCACCCTGATCAACCCTCCTCGtcgaagacgaagaagaagGCTTCGACCAAGGCCGCGATCGAGTCAATGCCGAGAGTGACAATTACGGCGAAGGAGGACTGCTCAATTTGCTTGGAAGAGTTCAAGGTTGGAGGCGAGGCTAGAGAGATGCCGTGTAATCACAAGTTTCATTCGGGTTGTATCGAGAACTGGCTTTGGGTTCACAAGTCGTGTCCACTTTGCCGATTCCTTATTCCATTAGAGGAATTATAGGAAGAAGAAAGTGGAGGAGAGTTGTAAGGAATTAAAGGAAGAAGAGAGTGGATTAGGGTTCGGGTTTTGGTGGAGAGTCCTCTAAGTACGGGGATGATGAGTACTGTTGATGATGACTGGTTAACGCAAAACATAGAGTTTTGATTTCTGAAGACACTCAAACGATAGAATTAGACAATTAGCTAATTACAATTTGTACATTGGTACGattagtctttcttttttttttttcaaaagagtataaatgtttgtttatatgtttcagtttttttttttttttttttttttttttttaagattttgggATAAGCATGATCACCTCGTACTTAGAGAGGACTCACCACCAACCTTATCTTTGGAGGAAAAGATAAGGGGAATGGTTATCATTTTCTCACGTTTTTgttcacttaaaaaaatttgaactacttttttttttccttttgttgccTTGATACACCAATTGTTATAAGCCATATTGGAACtacattttccttctttctttttggctctAATACCACACTGTCAtcacttaattttaaaattcagatttgcatGCGTAACCTTGATATCAACATGAACCAAACTAAACTTATAAAAACTTCTATTTTAATACAACCATTCTTTTAACATGATTGTTCAAGAGGATATAATGCACCTTATGGAAATTGTTCGAGAGGATATAATGTTCCTTGTGGAAAATGAATGTTTAACGACATCATCTTTAGGTTGCTAAGCTTGCATATAATGCACATGAGAAGACAGTAGTCTGCTTgattaacaaataatttttcatttaaaaaactaaataacgAGAATGGCATAATGTGGGTTGAAGAACCCTAAAAAAACCATGAACTTTCAAGTTAAGTAGTCTAGTTCATTAGGAAGTCCCATCAACACCCACCCAAAGGAAATAGGCCATATATATGCAAAGTTATGGATGATATTATTTAGACTGGTTGGCACTTGGCGTTGGTGGGAAAAGCTGGTATATTAATCCAAGGTAGGCTCCATTTTAACAAAAgaatataatatagaaaatacTTACTAATTAATTATATGTTATACATATTCTTTCATTcggccaaaaaaataaaaacttttttgttgtttcatatttttatagcttaaaatgattgtttttttattgttttttttttttttatctaagaTATAATGTACATACGTACATATTATACATGACAATTAGatgtaaaaatttatattataataaaattttgatgtttagataattaaatataaaacatGGAACTAAAGGAtattgtttttttgataatttatggTCGTATATAATAgctaattttaacaatttaaacAGTTATGCTAgagatgaatatatatatatatatattaatatatatattgaagtttAGTCAAGTAGAAATATTTTTGtagaagaaatatatatgttAGATTATAGAATttgtattttcataatatttttattttaaacaaaaagttatgcttttttgtgttatttattttccacggAAATAAGCCTCTTCACTCTTTGGTCCTCTCCAAACCCTAGATAACCTCGTACTCCCAGAGGCCAGAACCCTAGTTGTACTCTTCTCACACATAAAACCACTCTTGGAATACAACtttcaataatttctatttcaaatttttattcagATTTGAAAGTGTTTATTTCAGAAACGATCGAagtctcaaactcaagatggaaacCTTATTTATAGATAAGGATTGCTTATATAGATTTTTGCGTAGGTCTTTAAGATAGTGAAATAGTGCAAACGgttaaaatcaaaaaaaaaaaaaaaatttcccaaaagaTAATGATTGAGTTTACAaagattttatcttttaaaGTTTACATATGTTATAGGAGTTCTTATATAGCATAAAAAAAGATAtgtttgctaaaaataaaactttgaaaaaatgttatatttttttatgagtgaaggaaaaaaaagtgtaagAATATTCTTAAACATTatttattaagaattttttttttcccggaATCTTGTAGATTAGTCCTTTACAAACCTTTGATAACCTCGTACTCTCAGAGTTCAAGTTGtataaagaaaaacacactACTATCGCTTCAACTTCCACCTTAATAAATATCATAATATATTTCTCTTCTCATACGTAAAACCCTTCATTCTCTCTTAGAGCACAACTCTCAATAATGTCTTCTTCAAATTTGAACGCGTTGCTTGCAGAAGGAACGTCTATTTCTGATTTCTTTTCAGATCTGAACGTGTCCATCTTACAAGCCGAGGCCAATTTTCGCTCTATCCAAGTTCAAGTCAATTCCCTCCTCCATGTACTCTCCTTATTATaattgaagaagaaggtggCATTGAAGGCGGCAATCGAGTCACTGCCAAGAGTGACTGTCACGGTGGAGGAGAAGTCTTATAAGGCCTGCTCCATTTGCATGGAAGAGTTTGATATAGGAAGTGAAGCGAGAGAGATGCCGTGCTGTAAGCATAGGTTTCATTTGGGTTGTATTGAGAAGTGGCTTTGGCTTCGTGGATCATGCCCGCTTTGTCGATATGTGATGCCTTTGGAGGAAGAAGAACCCTAAGTAGGGTTTTGGTAGCAGGTCAAAATTCGGGTTCGGGTCATGGTGCCAGTGTTgaattcctcatttttttatgcttaaaatatcatcatcatactcacttacaagttttcaactaatggagataaatatgtaaattaaaactcttaCACTTTAAGATCCACAAACTCACGTACACTTTGCCAGTTTCTATCTCTCATTCTAATTCAGATTGAAGACAtttatggtctgtttggattgagagagAGTAGAGTGGAGTAGATCTttccccctccatccaaatgGGCCCTTAGTTTAACTCTAcatcctcctttctttttcttcaaattgaaGACATTTACTGTCAGAGGCTCCAACAACTTTTCAAGTTCAATCTTTTGCaaattcctttttattttcttttcttttattttgtttatcattgAATTTCTTTGAGTTCTTACCTACAATGGCTGTCAAGTATTCATAGTTTGAAGAGTACTTACTTGAGGGTGAATGTGCTTAGGGATTCAAGGGTGTTTGACGGTAGTTTATTACCGTAGTTGACTTTGAGATCTCAAATAGGAGGATTTGTGCTTGAACTGGCTCCTTGAAAAAGGATATTGGTAATggctctttctttttgttttagcCTAGAATTAAACACAAActcttttttaggtttttttttggaatttacggtatttttttttaaggggaaTTAAGctacttggtttttttttttttttttttaaatttatttataggaATGTACTCTTTTTTAGGAATTATGCTTCTTTGTGATAACAAAACAACATCATCATAAGGCAGAAGCATATCATTAACCGAAGGCATATCATCAATTATACACCAGTTTTTATTCCCAGACTTGAACATAGCCAATTTCCTAGACACATGAATTGTAAGCAATGCAAAATCATCAGTTTCGTTTTTGAAACCTAAACAAATGTAAACAACCTTTTCTATGTAATttacactactttttttttagaatgtaatttatgctacttttttttagagggtattattatatattttgatgtatCATGTTAATGGTTACCCAATTTAAATCTCAAATGAAGTGGTAgttatctaagaaattgttttaaaaaaaatttcttttgtaacataaattatatttatcatttgtataattctatgtgaaatccaatttacattttttttataattattaatttactactccataaaaaatgttacataccttttctcagttttaagggtagttgatatatttgaaatttaaactatttttaactttttttatggATGTGCAATAAATGGCTAACTATTAGGATTAAAACACTAtattttaggattaaaattgATCTATTTactgtaaaagaaaaaaaaatggtagttgctaaattttaaatataagttgttttaatttttttgttatggatgtgtagtacatggctaaattttaagattaaaacACAACATTTTAGAATTAAATGAGAAGTTTGTAAGGTGGTGAGTGTTATTGCAACCCACATGTATAAATCATACATTGAGCAAACGTGGGAGACCGATAGTTTTATCcgaaaattttaaacatgtaGTTATCTACAAATGtgtattgttttaaattttgaatttgaaaaaaaaaaaaaaaaaagggtggccGGGTAGTGTTTTTTGGATAGAACgtgggatttaaaaaaaaaaaaaaaaagtttaatctgaaatttttaaaagtgtagtttttcttttttgataaacttttaaaTAAGGCTAGGGGTCACACCAATTCCCCACgttaatcttttaaattttcctaaaatttagcattttattttctttcaaagtcAGATATcctaaaaattaagttttcttttatatttctttttcactttttttttttttttttttttttttttctgtacaggtgagggttttttttttttttttggttatattctTTTCTGCGTTCTTTTTCATTCTGTACggatggtttttgttttggatagaattatTAATGTAGGTTACCATGGGATAAGGATAAggtatttttaaactttgaatttggaaaaagaaaaaaggtggCTGGGTAGGGCTTTTTTGGATAGAACGTgggatatttttattttattttccaaataggGGTAGCTTCTTTTTGGATTAAACATACAACTTGATAACTGtcataaataaaagaacaataACAACaccactaaaaagaaaaaaatgtggaTGCACATCTAAAgcctttcctttaaaaaaaaaattgagtcttttactgtaaaagaaaaaaaaaatggtagttgctaaattctaaatataagatctttttaactttttgttatggatgtgtagtacaTCACTAAAGTGGGTAAGCAAATTCAGAGTACTATAGTTGCTTAGCCACTACATGGCTAAAGTGGGTTAATTTagtttaaactttgaatttgaaaaaaaaaaaaataaggataacatttataaatcatatatcaACTTCTTCATAATAGTTTTTGTAAAGGTCATCACATGTATTTTGTAAGTAGTTTTATTGTCACAATTTCATTATGCATTTTCAATATATGCactatttataagatttattcagagggtcttttttttttctccccctaAAGGTTAATACTAAATTATAGCATCATCTTCCAATTAATAACATGTTGATTACTGCATAAACAAAATTGGCAAAAATGGATAATAATTACGGAATACTAGCCTCTGAACATGCACGTGAGAGCGTGCTCAgtggctcttctattttttgggtaaaggttaatttagaacatttattataatttgggattactacattttccaattacaaaaaaaaacctagggttGTGATGAGTATTGTGCGTGCTTAGGGGCTAGTATTCCGTAATTATTATCCattttttgccaattttttttatgcagtAATCAACATGTTGTTGATTGGAAGATGATACTATAATTTAGTATTAACCTTtagggggagaaaaaaaaagatactctAAATCAATCTTATAAATAGTGCTTATATCATTATATTGAAAATGCATAATGAAATTGTGACAATAAAACTACTTACAAAATACATGTGATGACCTTTACAAAAGCTATTATGAAGAAGTTGATGTATGATTCATACATggccacctttttttttttttcaaattcaaagtttaaactAAATTAACCCACTTTAGCCATGTAGTGGGTAAGCAACTACAGTACATTGAATTTCCTTATCCACTTCAGCCAtgtactacacatccataacaaaaagttaaaagagcttagatttagaatttaacaactaccatttttttttcttttacggTAAAAGgctcaaatttttgttgttttagtttttttttttttttggttatggaAAGGCTCTAGATGTGCatcaacgtttttttttttctttttagtgatAATGTTGctgttcttttattttgacaGTTATCAAGTCGTAtgttttatccaaaaaaaaagctacccctatttggaaaaaataaataaaactatccCACATTCTATCCAAAAAAACCCTACccaccaccttttttttttttttttccaaattcaaagtttaaaaataccTTATCCTTATCTCACAGTCACCTACATCAataattctatccaaaacaaaaatcatccatacaaaatgaaaaaagaacgCAGAAAagaatataaccaaaaaaaaaaccctcatctctatagaataaaaaaaaaagtgaaaaagaaatatgaaagaaaacttaatttttaggatatttgattttgaaagaaaataaaaggctaaattttagggaaatttAAAAGATGAGCGTGGGGAATTAGTGTGGCCCCTATCCTTATTTAAAAGTttatcaaataagaaaaactacacgtttaaaaattttagattaaactatttttttttttttaaatcccacGTTCTATCCAAAAAACACTACCCgaccacccttttttttttcaaattcaaagtttaaaaatagtACACATTTGTGGATAACTACATGTTTAAAAATTTGGGATAAAACTACCAGTCTCCCACATTTGCTTAATGTATGATTTATACATGTCGGTTGCAATAACACTTCCCACCTTAAAAActtcttatttaattataaaatgttgttttttaatcttaaaatttagccatgtactacacatccataacaaaaagttaaaatagcttatatttaaaatttagcaactaccgtttttttttcttctatggtAAAAGGATcaattttaatcctaaaatgtaCCGTTTTAATCCGAAAAGTTAGCCACTTACTACAcatctataacaaaaattaaaaagagtttaaatttcaaatatatttcttttacgTTAAAACGATCAATTTTAATCCGAAAATGTA is a genomic window of Quercus lobata isolate SW786 chromosome 2, ValleyOak3.0 Primary Assembly, whole genome shotgun sequence containing:
- the LOC115972582 gene encoding E3 ubiquitin-protein ligase SIRP1-like, whose translation is MALVTTNMFHSGIRAGVLSFLELVQDMLHPDQPSSSKTKKKASTKAAIESMPRVTITAKEDCSICLEEFKVGGEAREMPCNHKFHSGCIENWLWVHKSCPLCRFLIPLEEL